GAGTGCGCCAAGCAGGCCAATCACCCAGATTACAAAAAGCGCAACCCGCACTACCCAAAGTATTGCTGCACCAAACGAAAAACCTACCGAAAAAAGTATAGCACCGGCGGCATACGATACGATCATAGACACGATGTGGAATAGCAGCGTTTGCCTCATTTGATAGCTTGCCTGATAGGTTTTGTTTTTTTGATACAGGGCAAAATAAGCAATAAGCCACCCTATAATGGTAAAATAACTGATGATGCCGGCTAATTTGCCATCATCGCTTGACGAATAGTTGCTCATAGTAAAGAAGGTAATTTTGAGTGATAATTAATTATTAAAGCTAACCATATTTTGATCAAAAGGATAGTTTAATCACAAATTATTCCACGGTTATTTCATCCGCAAAAATGTACGATTGGTTGCCTTTACTTTCATGCCAGTTAGGCAGTGCGCCATATTGTTTGGCTATTATTTTAATATAGCGGGTGTTTAAATTTAGCGGCGCAGTAAACTCCTGGGTTTGCGAATTTGTATCCTTAATATCTACCTTGGTATTCACGGTGGCTGCCAACTTATAATTCCTGCCATCGTCAGATACCCAATATTGAATATATTTAGGGAACACTATCCACGCATTGCTATCTTGTAATGTGCCAATACTGACTTGTTTTACAGGTTTTATGGCACCTATATCAATAATGGCTTCCAAATCTTTGCCCTGGTAGCCCTGCCAGTTGCCCACATGCCAGTTTGTTGTGCCATGGATGCCGTTGATAAGCGATTCGTCGCCTTTATCTGCATAGTTGGGCAGGTATTTATTGACGAGCGTTAGTTTGATGTCTGTTCGTAGTTTAATAAAGTTAGCTTCGTCAACAAAGCTGCTTTTACCGTTCATGATAGCTATCGCCTTAACGGTTGTATTCCCGGTAATGGCAATTGGCTTACTGTAAAGTGTTGAGTTTACGGTAGGGGTTGATCCATCTAACGTGTAATAAATCCCGGCATCCGGGTCGGAGCTTTTTATTTGTACGCTGATAGCTACTTTGAATGATTTGGCGGGGGCTATAATGTAAGGGTTAGCCACAATCAAGCTATCGGCGATTTTTGAAGTTGGGCGTTCCAAATCCTGTACAAAAAGTTTATTGGCCAGTTTGCCGGCAAATACTTCAAACTCGCCGCCATTGGCTATATCGTCAAAATTGAGGTATAATTTGTTATAGGTTTTCTTGGCGAGGCTCATGCCCTGTAAATAAATATTGCCTTTGCCTATGCTTGCCCCGGAGTTGAGGATGGTAAATTGCTTGCCGTTTTCTAAATTAATAACCGCTTTATCAAACTGTGGCACCCCAACCTGGAAAGCCTGCTGCCCGGGGGCAATATTGTAAATACCTAGCGAACTCATGACATACCAGGCCGACATTTGCCCGCAATCTTCATTTCCTGCAAGCCCATCGGGTTTATTGCTGTACTCTTCATGCAGAATCCTGTCTATATAAAATTGCGTTTTCTCGGGCGATGCGGTAAAGTTGTATAGGTAAGCCATGTGGTGACTTGGCTCGTTTCCGTGGGCGTATTGGCCAATAAGGCCGGCTACATCCGGGATATCGCTGCCCTTTAGCTTTGATTCTGTGGTAAACAATTCATCCAGTTTAGCTTCAAAAGCTTCCTTGCCACCCATTTTTGCCATTAGGTTTTCAACGTCCTGGGGTACCATGAACGAGTATTGCCAGGAATTGCCTTCAGTGTAATTACCATTTATCTCGGTAGGGTCGAAGGGGCTAAGCCAGCCGCCATTGCTGCGGGCCTGCATAAAGCCATTTTGGTTGTTGTAAACATTTTTCCAATACTGGGCACGTTGAATGTATTCGGCATAGTCGTGGGGTTTATCCAGCATTTTAGCCATTTGGGCTATACACCAATCGTCATAGGCATACTCCAGGGTTTTTGATACCGAAGCATCTTCCTGGTCGGATAATACCGCGCCGTTTTTACGATAAATATCCAGCCCAAACTGGTTACGATTCGCCGCGGCTTTCATAGCGGTAAATGCTTTTGCCGCATCAAAATCACGAATACCTTTTGCATAAGCATCTACAATAACAGGGATGGAGTGATTACCAATCATGCAATAGGTTTCGGTACTGGCCAGTGGCCATATAGGCAGTAACCCACCCTGGTCATACATCGCCAGGAATGATTTGATAAAATCGAGCGTCCGTTTTCTGTCGATCAGTGTAAGCAAAGGGTTTTCGGCCCGGTAGGTGTCCCACAACGAAAAAACAGTATAGTAGTTAAAGCCTTGCGCGGTATGCACTTGCTGATCCATACCACGGTATTGGCCGTCAACGTCGCTGTAAATGTTGGGTGCCAGCATGCTGTGGTATAAAGCGGTGTAAAATATGGTTTGTTTTATACCTGCATAGTTAATGGGTTTTGTCTTTTTTCCGGCAGGGGCGGGACCATAAGGGCTGTTAACATTACCTTCGTCGCTCAGTGCTGATTGTTGCGACGAGGATGGGCCGCCGCCTTCTACCTGAATTTTATTCAACTCGGTATTCCAGGTTGCTTTGGCTGCTTTCTGGACCTTTTTAAAATCGAAATCGGGTACTTCTGCATCCAGGTTTTTCAAGGCGCCTTCGGTACTTACTGCCGAAATACCGACTTTCGAAATCACCTCGCCGGGATTGTTAAACTGCAGGTACATTTTAATGTTTTTGCCCTGCGCTTTGTTTTTCCCATCCTGTAACTCGTTGTTACTGGTTATCCCGTAAGTTTTAAATGCTTTTGAGAATTTGGCATAAAAATAAACCTGTTGGTTATTGGCCCACGATTTTGATTTGCGGTACCCGCGAATTTCGTGATCGTTCACCACTTCAATCCACGAATCCAGCACCTCGTCGCGGTGTTGCAGATCTATGATGATGTTGGCCTTTTCGGCACTGGGGTAGCTATAGCGGTGTACGCCAACGCGGGTAGTAGCTGTTAATTCGACGCCGATATTGTATTTATCCAGCAAGGTTTTATAATAACCGGGCGTGGCAATCTCATTTTTCTTTTTAAAACCAGAGCGATATTCGGTGTTTTTAAACTGCGGCTCGCCGGTGGTAGGCATAAACAGCACATCGCAATAATCGGGAATGCCTGTGCCGCTTAAATGGGTGTGAGAAAAGCCATAGACAACCGTATCAGTATAATGATAGCCCGAGCAGCCATCCCAGCCTTCCAGTCGTGTATCAGGGCTTAGCTGCACCATGCCAAAAGGCATTACCGCGCCGGGGTAAGTGTGCCCATGCCCCCCGGTACCAATAAAGGGGTTAACCAGTTGGGCGTAATCTTTATCTTTCCTTTTTTGTGCCGATGAAATATGGGATAACAAAAGGATTGCAGCGATAGAAAAACTGCTTACAATGGCGCGCGACGATGGCATATTTTTAACGTGTGGTATAATAACGCAAATTAAAACTTAAAAGCATATAAACGAAAAAACGCCCGGTTTATTAGCCGGGCGTTAGTTTAGCAAGGGGTATTATGCGTTGCGTACAACGCCTATCTTTTTCAAAAGCTTACGGTTTTCGCGGCGGTGGATTAGCCGGTGAACAATAGCATATATGATAGGCAATATCAATAGTGTTAATATGGTTGAAGTTACCAGGCCACCAATAACAACTATAGCCAGGGGTTTCTGCGTTTCGGAACCTATACCCGTTGATACAGCCGCAGGCATTAACCCTATGGCTGCCATCAACGCCGTCATTACTACGGGCCTTACGCGGCTGATAACACCATCTAAAATGGCTTTATCAAGTGGCATATGTTCTTCCAGGTTCTTTTTAAATACAGATACCAGGATTACACCATTTTGGATACAAACACCAAATAAGGCGATAAATCCGATACCTGCAGAGATACTGAAGTTTGTGCCTGTTATATGCAAAGCCAGTATCCCGCCAATTAAGGCGAATGGCACGTTCATAATAACCAATGTGGCATCTTTGGCATTTCCAAATGTGATAAACAAGATGAGGAATATCACCAGCAAGCAAATAGGCACTACATGGGCCAATGTATTTGATGCACGTATCTGGTTTTCAAACTCACCTGCCCAAACATCAGTGTAGCCGTGTTCAAATGTTACTTTTGAGTGTACTTTGCCTTGTGCTTCGGCAATGGTACTACCCAAATCGCGGCCGCGTACCGAGAATTTTACGGCAATATACCGGGTGTTGTTATCCCGGTAAATAAAGGCAGGCCCGGTAATAGTTTTGATGGTGGCAATTTCTTTTATTGAAATTTTGGAGCCGTTAAGGGTAGGCACCATCAGGTTTTCTATTTTATCCTGGGTGTTGCGGTATTGTTGCTGATACCTGATCCTGATATCAAACCTGCGCTCGCCCTCATATAACTCAGTTGCTGCTTTACCTCCTATAGCCATTTCGATAACCGAGTTAGCATCTGCGGTAGATACGCCATAAAGTGCCATTTTGCGTTGGTCGAGTTCAATCCTGAACTCTGGTTGACCCAAATTGCGAAGCACGCCAAGGTCTTCAACGCCCTGTACTGTTTTTAAAATTCGCAGTACACTGTCGGCTTTTTTATCAAGTGTTTGAAAATCGGGGCCAAATATTTTTACAGCTAACGCGGCATTAACGCCAGCAACTGCTTCTTCTACGTTATCGCGAATAGGCTGCGAATAGTTGAACACGGCACCAGGGATTTTGCTCAGTTGTTTATCCATCTGGGCAATAAGTTCATCCTCGGTAATACCGCTGGGCCATTCTTTTTTGTTTTTAAGATCGACCTGGATTTGAACGTCAAAAAAGCCTTTTGGGTCGGTACCGTCATTGGTTCGGCCAACCTGCGCAAGCGTTTGCTTCACTTCGGGGAACTTATCTAATATCTGCATCATTTTTTGATTGATGCTTTCGGCTTCATTTAGCGAAACGCTCATTGGTAATTCAGCCTCAACCCATAATGCGCCCTCGTTCAGATCGGGCAAAAATTCCGATCCTAAGAACTTTGCCGAAAAGAAGGTGACAGCCATAAAGGCAACCGCAACTATCAAACTCAGTTTTTGATTTTTATAGGTAAAGTTGAACATTCGGCGTATGCCATTCTCGAAAAAGAGAACAACCGGATTATGTTTTTCCTTTACGTTTTTTTGTAACAGGATGCTGGACAGGGCAGGTACCAGGGTTAGTGTGAATATTAATGCTCCAAGTAATGCGAAACCCAAGGTATAGGCCAAAGGCGAGAACATTTTACCCTCAACCTTCTGGAATGCAAAAATCGGGATTAAACAGGTGATGATTATCAACTTGGAGAAGAAGATGGCTTTACCCATTTCGGCACCTACATTTTTAAACAAACCCAGCTTGGCAAGGCCGTTAAACTTTTGCATGCCTACTTCTTTAGCCTTATGATCAAGGGCAACAAAAATCCCCTCAACCATTACAACCGCCCCGTCTATAATTATACCAAAATCTACAGCACCCATTGATAGCAGGTTGGCGCTCATTCCTTTTATGCGCATACATACAAAGGCAAACAACAGGGATAGCGGGATGATAATAGCAACAGTAAGGGTTGTACGCCAGTCGGCCATAAACAGGAACACAATAACGGTTACCAGGATAATGCCCTCGCACAGGTTATGGATAACTGTTTCGGTACAAAAATCCATCAGGTTTGTGCGGTCGTAAAAGGTATCAATCTTTACGTCCTTGGGCAGGATGTTTTCATTCAGGTCTTTTACTTTGTCACGGATACGATTCAGAACCTCGGCGGGATTCTCGCCTTTGCGCATTACAATAATACCTTCAAGCACATCTTTTTGCTTATCTCGGCTCACCTGGCCTAAACGGGGTAGGCCGGCCTCTTTTACATCGGCAATATCTTTTGCCAATATAGGTACGTTGTTTACATTTTTAATGATGATATTCTGGATTTCATCAATATTATTGATAACCCCAATACCGCGCACTACATAAGCCTGGTCATTTTTTTCAATCACATCGCCACCCACATTGATGTTACTACGGTTTATGGCAGTATAAACATCCAGCGACGTAAGCCCGTACTTTTGCAACAGGGCAGGGTTAACAGCAACTTCGTAAGTTTTTTCCTCGCCGCCAAAGCTATTTACATCGGCAACGCCGGGCACAGATTTAAACTGGCGATCAAGTACCCAATCCTGTATAGCGGTAAGCTCGTGAATTGATTTGGTGCGGCTTTTAAGCGTATAACGATAAATTTCGCCGGTAGGGCCGTAGGGTGGTTCAACTTCTGGTTTTACACCATCTGGCAAATCGGCATTGCCCAGGCGACTTAGCACCTGCTGGCGGGCAAAAGCATCATCCACATCATCGTCAAAAATTATACGCACGTACGATAAGCCAAAGGCCGACGTTGTACGCAGGTTAGCCTTTTTTTGTACTGAGTTTAAAACGGTCTCCATCGGGATGGTGATCATTTTTTCAACTTCCTCGGCGCTACGGCCCGGCCATTGGGCAATAATGATGATTTGGGTATTAGTTACATCAGGAAACGTCTCGATGGGCGTATTCATGTAGCTCCACACACCGAGCACAACCAAAACCAGTGTCATAAAAAACACAAAGTAGCGGTGCCTGAGTGAGAAGTAAATTATATTTTTAATGAATTTATTCATCTTTTAAAGTATCAAGTAGTTAGTATCAAGTAGCAAGATTTTATGGTGGTATCAGGTGGTTGGTATTAGGTAACAATTAACTGGCTGGCTCCGGTCTTGATACTTGATACTAACTACTTGATACTTCTTAAAATCAATCCCCCGCTAATGCATCGTATAAAAGCAGGCCGTTTTTGGAGATCACTTTGTCGCCGGCGTTTAGGCCCGATGCGATGTAGGTGATATCGTCAACTGTTTTGATAACGCTTACCTCGCGTACCTTTAAATCGCATTTGCTGTTGTAAACCACCACAAAGTTTTTGCTGCTATCGAAAATCACTGCTTTGGCAGGGATTGATACCGATGTTGCAGCATCGTTATTGGTAATTACTACATTGGTAAACATTTCGGGTTTTAGCATCATGTCGGTGTTGGGTAATACTACCTTAATTTTCAATACTTTATTATCAGGGTCAAGTACCGAACTAATAGCATCAATTTTGCCTTCGAAAACTTTACCCGGATAGGCCAGCGTAGTTACTTTGGCGCTGTACCCGGTTTTAACCTTACTGATGTCAGATTCAAATACGTTGGCCCAAATCCATACATCTTTCATGTTCGATATGGTAAACATGCTGCCATTGTTATCCTGGCGGATAAAGCTGCCGGTAGTGACATTTTTTTCGACGATATAACCGCTTTCCGGCGCCTTGATAATCAACGTGCCGCCCGGGTTGGTATTACCACCACCATTAATAGCAATTTGCTGCTGAATTTTATGATTGGCTGCTTCGGCTTTGTTATAGTTTTCTTTGGCTTCGGTGTAATCACGCTCACTCGAGATACCATTTTTGTACAGGTACTCGGCCTGCTCTAACTGGCGTTTTGATATAGCCAGGTCTGATTTTGTGGCGGTTAAGTCGGTATAATTACCGGCAACATCGGCGCTACGCATAATGGCCAGGGTTTGACCTTTGGTTACTTTATCGCCAAGGGAAACTTTAACATCCAGTATTTGCCCGCTTGAAAAAGGAAAAACTTTTACAACGTTATTTTCATCATTTGAAACCTCGCCCGACAGGGTAAGTTCATTTTTTATTGCAGTAGTTTTAGCAGTATCAATGGTTATAATTTTTGCCATCGAATCGCTTACGCAAACCTGCTTATTTTCGGCTACGGGTTGCGGCTTGCCCTTGCAGGCGGCAAGCAATAGTAAAGCGGAGATGCCGGATAACAGCGTTTCTCTTTTCATCATTATATATGTTTTATAAGGTGTTTTACGATTTAATTATAGTAGTGCCGGTAGCAAAGTTCAGGTCGGCAATGGCTTTTTGCAGGTTGTATTGCTGTTGTAGTATTTTAAGCTTGGTATCTTTATAGGTATCAAAAAAATCGACAAATTCAATCAGGCTGATTTGCCGTTGCTGGAAGCTTTTGAGCATGCTGTTAAACAGTTTATCGTATTGCTCATTAAACTCCAGTTGTTGGGTCGAGAATAATTGCTGGTTTAATTTATACTGATTTACAGCCGCTACCACATCGTTTTTAAGCTGAAGTTCATTTTGTTTTACAGTTGCTTCCTGGCTTTGAATATTGTATTTGGCCGATTTAATGTTGCCCTGGTTACGGTTAAAAAAGGGCAGGGGCAAACCAATTTGCAGGCCATAGTAATTGCGGGCATAACTGCTGTTTTGGTCATAAGCAGCGCCGATAGTAACATCGGGCACGGCCAAAGCTTTTTGATACGCCAGGTTATGTGTGGCCGAGCTTAACTGGTATTGGTTTGATAGGTAATCGGGTCTGTTTGTTTTAGCCTGCTCAATCAGATTTGGGATATCCAGGGTTACGGTTTCAGCAGGTTTATCGCTTATTACCGGGTATACAAAGGCCGTTTCATTGGTTTGCAGCAAGGTTTTTAATTCAGTTTGCAGGTCATTTACCTGGCGGTGATTTTCTACCATATCATTCTGCAGACCAAAAAGCAATGCTTTAAGGCGGATCAGATCTTTCATGGAAGTATTACCGGCATCAAATGATTTCTGGATGGCCGCAACCAGGTTCTGGGCCGAACTGATCTCATTCTGATAAACTTTTTCCTGGGCATTCAGTGTAGCCAGCTGACTAAAATCCAGCTGAAGATTGTAGCGCAGGTTGCGCATCAAGTCGGCAAAGGCTGCTTCCTGAACTTTGGCATCATCTTCGGCTACTTTTACCTGTTTGCCGCGTTTGCCCGCAGTGGCAAATACCTGGTTTAGCTGCACAAATACCTGGCCGCTGTTATTGCCGTGGTAAAAGAATTTTTTGCTGCCGCCATCCCAGATATTTTGGTCGGTGCTTAGTACGGGGTTGTCCCAAAGTTTGGCTTGCTGTATCAGCGCTTTTGAAGCCTCAATATTATACTTCTGAGCCAGTAAGGCCAGGTTGTTTTCCAAAAACTGTTTTTCGGCATCCTGGAAGTTAATTTTGAGTGTGTCGGTTTGGGCGGCGGCCCGGTTTGTATTACAGCAAAAAAATACAATTAATAAAAATAGCAGGGTTTTTATCTTACACATAGTCCTCTTTCAATTCAACGGGGCAAAAATTCATAATGGTTATGAATTTTCTATGAAGAGGGTTGTCGGGTGAAAATTATATATGCGAACATCACCACAGGGTGTTCGCTTTTGCAGGGTTATCCGTTCGGATTGGAAGACGCGAACACTTAAGTTGTTATAAATCAGGTTTTTAAATGTTTGGATATTTTGACTATAGCTTTGAGTGTATTTTTATGTGCGCTGATTATCAGTTGGTTATTATTTTCGGGGCGTTCGGGTCACAGGGAAACCCGCCCCCCCATTTAAAAAACAGGACACAGCACAACTACCCCACAAAAAAGATGTCAAAAAACATGAAGTTTTTCACAAAAAAAGTGTAGCAATAGTCAACAAATACACAAAAATATTACAGAAAATGCAAATTTTTAAAACCAAACAATCTTAATTCAACTTTCACCAATGACCAATGACCAATGACCAATGACCAATGACCAATGACCAATGACCAATGACCAATGACCAATGACCAATGACCAATGACCAATGACCAATGACCAATCGCCTAAAGGTTTATTTCAAATTCATCCGCGTCTTTCAAAAACGGTAAGGCACGGCGGGCTTTCTTTATCTCATCGGCAATGATAGAAAAGGTGTATACATCGTCCTCATCGCGTTTGTAATAAACCACGTTGCCATTGGGATCAATACAGGTTGAATCGCCCGAGTGGTAAACCTCGTTGCCATCGTGGCCTACCCGGTTTACGCCAATTACATAAGCCTGGTTTTCAACAGCGCGGGCGGGTAATAAAGTGCGCCAGTGCAGGGCACGGCGTTCGGGCCAGTTGGCTACAACTATCAATAAATCGTAAGGGTTATCGGCAAGGTTGCGCAGCCATACCGGGAAACGCAGATCGTAGCAAATCATGGGGCATATTTTCCAGCCGTTCAGCTCCACCATGATTTTTTTGTTGCCGGCGGTGTAGGTGTTATGTTCTTTGCCCAAAGCAAACAGGTGGCGTTTATCATAATACTCATAAGTGCCATCGGTGCGCATCCAAATGAGGCGGTTGTAGTAATGGTCGTTTTCTTTGATAATAATACTGCCTGTAACCACGCAATCGTGTTGTTTGGCAGTTTGGTGCATCCATTGCATGGTTTTACCTTCCATTGGTTCGGCAAGTGCAGCGGCATTCATGGTAAAGCCGGTGCTAAACATTTCGGGCAGGATAATAAGGTCTGTTTTTTCCCTTATTCCGCCAGATAAGCGTAAAGTGATATTTTGTAAATTTTTATCAGTATTTTCCCAAAAAAGGTAGCCTTGAAAAACGGTAATTTTAAGATTATCCATAAGCGGTGTTTAGTCGATAGACCATAGTCGATGGCCTATAGTTTTTAAAGTTAATGGATGATAGCTAATTATTTAACCAGATTGTTCAATTCTGTGCTTCAACCATGGACTATCGACCATGGTCTATTAACTCAAAATTAAACTTTCAATAACCTATCAACGGCTTTATCCAAAGTTTCTTGCCTTTTGGCGAAACAAAACCTTAACACATGGTGGTCAATACCCTTGCTATAAAAGGCCGAAACCGGTATCGCCGCCACGCCAAATTCCTTAGTTAAACGCAGTACAAAATCGGCATCTTTTTCGTCGGTTATATTGCTGTAACGTACTGATTGAAAGTATGATCCATGGCAGGGCAGCAATTCAAACCGGGTTTGTTCCAGCCCCTGGCGAAAGTAGTCACGTTTCTGCTGAAAAAACTCCGGCAAACCCGTATAAGTTTCTTCATTTTTTAGATGCTCGGCAATAGCATATTGTATGGGGGTATTAACCGCGAAAACCAAAAACTGGTGAATTTTCCTGAATTCATGCATCAGGTAGGCCGGCGCCATACAGTAACCCACCTTCCAGCCGGTAGCATGAAAAGGCTTGCCAAATGATGCCACTATGAAGCTTCGCTGTTGTAAATCCGGGTAGCGCGCCATACTGTGATGCGTTTGGCCATCATATATCAGGTGCTCGTAAACCTCATCGCTTAGTATTAAAATATCCTGGTTTTTAACCAATGCGCTCAACTCGTCAATATCCTCCTTGTGCAAAATAGTAGCAGTAGGGTTATGCGGCGAATTAAGGATAATCATTTTGGTTTTGTGGTTGATAAGCCGTTTTACCATATCCCAGGCAATGCGGTAGTTTGGCGGCTCAAGCGGTAACGATTTTACCACACCGCCCATCAGCTTTATGGCAGGGGCATAGCAATCAAATGCGGGCTCAAAAATAATAACCTCGTCATTGGGGTGTATAACCGCGCTAATGGCTGTAAATATAGCCTGCGTGCCGCCCGCAGTAATGGTTATTTCGGTTTCGGGATTATAAACGGCACCGTAAAGCCTCTCGGTTTTTTCGGCAATACGCTCCCTTAAACTCATTACGCCGGCCATAGGGGCATATTGGTTATGGCCATCAGTCATCGCCTTGTTAACCAGTTCGATCAGGTCGGCCGAGCAGTTATAATCCGGAAATCCCTGCGACAAGTTTATAGCACTAACCTCATTGGCCAGGGCCGACATCACCGTAAATATGGTAGTACCCGTTTGGGGTAATTTTGAAACTACAGAAATCATCTAAGGGCTAAAGTAAGTAAAAAAGCACGAACCGGTAAACGTATTAATACGTATTTTTAGTTTTTTGAAAGTATTTACCGTTGTAAGAAAAATAATAGCGCTGCTGTAAAACAGTAAGTATGCGGTATCTTAAGCTATAATAATTCAGGTCCTTTGAAGCTGATTTGCTTCGGTTTGGCAATAATTGGGGATGCTTCTTTTGCGTAAATCGGAGGCGCCGCACCTACAAACATTAACACAACCCTTATCTCCCAATATCACGATCAAAATTTTCCGGTGGGCGCGGCTGTCACCCTTTTACGTATAACTGCAAATAAATTGCGTTTAGCTAAGGGGTGCCACATCGATAATGACGGCTCATCTTCCAGTTTGGTTTCATGATGCAACAAAATCAAATGGATTTGCAACAAACGCGAAAGAATTTTTCAGCCCGTTTCTGTCTCTTTGATTCCCTATAAGGCTTTGTTATTAAACAACTACCTATTACCTATGAAAAAAAATTATAAGTCCGCAACTTACCGCTTTGCTATTTACGCTTTAAAATTTACCAAATTAGTTGCAGTTGCCGGCATGCTGCTTTTTACCGGTTGCAGCAAAGATTCGCCCCCGGCTACTAAAACAGATACTGGAACAGGCACAGGAACAGGCACAGGTACAGGTACAGGTACAGGTACTGGTTCAGGAACGACGGTTGACACCCTTACTGCCAGCAAAATTGCGGTATCTGCTTTAGATGATGAAGTAAATGCTTTTATGACTACTTATAACGTGCCGGCAGTATCTGTAGCCATCACCAAAGGAGAAAAATTGGTTTACCTGAAAGCGTATGGTATAACCGATAAATCTAAGGGTACCAAAGCGGCAATAACCGATCGTTACCGGTTAGCCAGCCTTTCAAAGCAGTTTACTTCGGTTGCTATAATGAAATTGCTTGATCAGGGTAAAATAAAGCTGAACGACAAAGTATTTGGCGATGGGGCGCTTTTAGGTAAAACCTATGGCACTAAGGCCTACGGCGCACATATTACCGATATTACTGTTGATGAACTGCTGCACCATACATCCGGAGGCTGGGGTAACGAAGTGAACGACCCGATGTTCAGTAATCAGGCAATGACAGCGGCACAACTCATCACCTGGACTTTAGATAACCGCCCGCTTGACCATGTACCAGGCACAAACTACGATTACTCGAATTTTGGTTACTGTATATTAGGACGAGTTATAGAAAAAATAACCGGACAGACGTATGAACAAGCTGTGAAAACATTGGTATTAACACCTATCGGAATTACCGATATGACTATTGGCGGTAACACATTTGCCCAAAAACTTCCAAAAGAAGTTACTTACTATGGCCAGTATGGCGAAGATCCTTATGCAATGAATGTGAGCCGGATGGACTCGCACGGAGGGTGGATTGCTACAGCTGCCGATCTGGCCAGGCTCCTGGTTTACATCGATAAATTTCCGGTACGTCCGGATATCCTTACACCGTCAACCTTAAATATTATGTATACCGGCTCAGCAGCCAATGCAGCCTATGGTTGCGGCTGGGCTATTGCCGGCAATAACTACTTCCACCAGGGAAGTTTACCCGGCACAGCCACCGAACAGGGCCGGCTTGATAACGGGTTTAACTTTGTTATTTTGACCAATACGCGAAGTTTGAAAGTCAATTTTGACAATGACTTAGACCAGATATTCTGGAGGGCTTACGCCAAAAATCCAACCTGGGCTACTGACGACTTGTTCATTAAATAAACCAAACTTCCACCATCATGAAACGTAACACCTTCCTCCAAATGATATCCGTAACGGGCGCCATTTTAGCCAGCCCCA
The genomic region above belongs to Mucilaginibacter sp. KACC 22773 and contains:
- a CDS encoding GH92 family glycosyl hydrolase, coding for MPSSRAIVSSFSIAAILLLSHISSAQKRKDKDYAQLVNPFIGTGGHGHTYPGAVMPFGMVQLSPDTRLEGWDGCSGYHYTDTVVYGFSHTHLSGTGIPDYCDVLFMPTTGEPQFKNTEYRSGFKKKNEIATPGYYKTLLDKYNIGVELTATTRVGVHRYSYPSAEKANIIIDLQHRDEVLDSWIEVVNDHEIRGYRKSKSWANNQQVYFYAKFSKAFKTYGITSNNELQDGKNKAQGKNIKMYLQFNNPGEVISKVGISAVSTEGALKNLDAEVPDFDFKKVQKAAKATWNTELNKIQVEGGGPSSSQQSALSDEGNVNSPYGPAPAGKKTKPINYAGIKQTIFYTALYHSMLAPNIYSDVDGQYRGMDQQVHTAQGFNYYTVFSLWDTYRAENPLLTLIDRKRTLDFIKSFLAMYDQGGLLPIWPLASTETYCMIGNHSIPVIVDAYAKGIRDFDAAKAFTAMKAAANRNQFGLDIYRKNGAVLSDQEDASVSKTLEYAYDDWCIAQMAKMLDKPHDYAEYIQRAQYWKNVYNNQNGFMQARSNGGWLSPFDPTEINGNYTEGNSWQYSFMVPQDVENLMAKMGGKEAFEAKLDELFTTESKLKGSDIPDVAGLIGQYAHGNEPSHHMAYLYNFTASPEKTQFYIDRILHEEYSNKPDGLAGNEDCGQMSAWYVMSSLGIYNIAPGQQAFQVGVPQFDKAVINLENGKQFTILNSGASIGKGNIYLQGMSLAKKTYNKLYLNFDDIANGGEFEVFAGKLANKLFVQDLERPTSKIADSLIVANPYIIAPAKSFKVAISVQIKSSDPDAGIYYTLDGSTPTVNSTLYSKPIAITGNTTVKAIAIMNGKSSFVDEANFIKLRTDIKLTLVNKYLPNYADKGDESLINGIHGTTNWHVGNWQGYQGKDLEAIIDIGAIKPVKQVSIGTLQDSNAWIVFPKYIQYWVSDDGRNYKLAATVNTKVDIKDTNSQTQEFTAPLNLNTRYIKIIAKQYGALPNWHESKGNQSYIFADEITVE
- a CDS encoding efflux RND transporter permease subunit, which produces MNKFIKNIIYFSLRHRYFVFFMTLVLVVLGVWSYMNTPIETFPDVTNTQIIIIAQWPGRSAEEVEKMITIPMETVLNSVQKKANLRTTSAFGLSYVRIIFDDDVDDAFARQQVLSRLGNADLPDGVKPEVEPPYGPTGEIYRYTLKSRTKSIHELTAIQDWVLDRQFKSVPGVADVNSFGGEEKTYEVAVNPALLQKYGLTSLDVYTAINRSNINVGGDVIEKNDQAYVVRGIGVINNIDEIQNIIIKNVNNVPILAKDIADVKEAGLPRLGQVSRDKQKDVLEGIIVMRKGENPAEVLNRIRDKVKDLNENILPKDVKIDTFYDRTNLMDFCTETVIHNLCEGIILVTVIVFLFMADWRTTLTVAIIIPLSLLFAFVCMRIKGMSANLLSMGAVDFGIIIDGAVVMVEGIFVALDHKAKEVGMQKFNGLAKLGLFKNVGAEMGKAIFFSKLIIITCLIPIFAFQKVEGKMFSPLAYTLGFALLGALIFTLTLVPALSSILLQKNVKEKHNPVVLFFENGIRRMFNFTYKNQKLSLIVAVAFMAVTFFSAKFLGSEFLPDLNEGALWVEAELPMSVSLNEAESINQKMMQILDKFPEVKQTLAQVGRTNDGTDPKGFFDVQIQVDLKNKKEWPSGITEDELIAQMDKQLSKIPGAVFNYSQPIRDNVEEAVAGVNAALAVKIFGPDFQTLDKKADSVLRILKTVQGVEDLGVLRNLGQPEFRIELDQRKMALYGVSTADANSVIEMAIGGKAATELYEGERRFDIRIRYQQQYRNTQDKIENLMVPTLNGSKISIKEIATIKTITGPAFIYRDNNTRYIAVKFSVRGRDLGSTIAEAQGKVHSKVTFEHGYTDVWAGEFENQIRASNTLAHVVPICLLVIFLILFITFGNAKDATLVIMNVPFALIGGILALHITGTNFSISAGIGFIALFGVCIQNGVILVSVFKKNLEEHMPLDKAILDGVISRVRPVVMTALMAAIGLMPAAVSTGIGSETQKPLAIVVIGGLVTSTILTLLILPIIYAIVHRLIHRRENRKLLKKIGVVRNA